A single region of the Govania unica genome encodes:
- a CDS encoding efflux transporter outer membrane subunit produces MSYKTRLLYCSKMLGRSGAVAGILLTAGCAVGPDFHRPDAPKVEHYTREPLSTTVAVAVPGGAAQQYNSTVALPQEWWTLFGSPALDELVAQAFAHNPTIDSAKAVLRQAQENSAAQFGNYFPTLAGDYSATRQREAVGTISPTLASERPLFTLHTAQLSVSYMPDVFGLNRRTMESLSAQEEMQRFQLQAAYLALASNVVSAAIQEAVLSAEISATENMIETSAHFLKVLNRQADLGFVSPLDVANQEVALAQVQQTLPPLQKQLEQNRNLLAILTGRLPSEGGLERIDLDTLQLPQALPATIPSLLVQHRPDVRAAEAQVHSASANVGVAVASRLPQFSISAIWGGTATQFDKMFADSNKFWSIGGSLTQTIFDFNSLKHRQRAAEAELKDAMAQYRMAVLVAFQNVADAMYALDADAKSFAASVVAETASKKALDLTRVQLDAGDVNILALLTAQTSYQEARISRIQALGERYLDTTAFFLALGGTWE; encoded by the coding sequence ATGTCCTATAAAACCAGACTTCTTTATTGTTCAAAGATGCTCGGACGGTCGGGTGCAGTTGCTGGAATTCTTCTGACAGCGGGTTGTGCTGTCGGGCCGGATTTTCACCGGCCAGATGCGCCTAAGGTTGAACACTATACGCGGGAACCGCTGAGCACGACCGTTGCTGTGGCAGTTCCGGGGGGCGCAGCGCAGCAGTATAATTCCACCGTGGCTTTACCGCAGGAATGGTGGACCTTGTTTGGATCTCCGGCCCTTGACGAGCTGGTGGCTCAGGCGTTTGCGCATAATCCAACCATCGACAGTGCCAAAGCGGTTTTGCGCCAGGCTCAGGAAAATTCGGCGGCACAATTCGGCAATTATTTTCCGACTTTGGCGGGAGACTATTCAGCCACCCGACAACGAGAGGCGGTTGGAACCATTTCGCCGACCTTGGCGTCGGAACGCCCACTCTTTACCTTGCATACCGCACAATTGAGCGTGAGTTACATGCCTGATGTGTTCGGCCTTAATCGTCGGACGATGGAATCGCTGTCGGCTCAAGAGGAAATGCAGAGATTTCAGCTTCAGGCGGCGTATCTCGCGCTGGCTTCGAATGTGGTGAGCGCAGCTATTCAAGAGGCGGTCCTCAGCGCTGAAATTTCTGCCACAGAAAATATGATTGAAACGAGTGCGCATTTTCTGAAGGTGCTGAACCGGCAAGCTGACCTCGGGTTCGTTTCTCCTCTCGATGTAGCAAATCAGGAAGTTGCGCTAGCCCAGGTGCAGCAAACTTTGCCGCCCCTGCAAAAACAACTGGAGCAAAATCGCAATTTGCTGGCGATTTTGACCGGACGGTTGCCGTCTGAAGGTGGCCTTGAGAGGATTGATCTCGATACCCTTCAGTTGCCGCAGGCCTTGCCTGCCACTATCCCGTCGTTGCTGGTTCAACATCGGCCGGATGTTCGCGCGGCCGAGGCACAAGTGCATAGCGCCAGCGCCAATGTCGGGGTTGCCGTGGCCAGTCGTTTGCCGCAGTTTTCGATTTCCGCCATTTGGGGAGGGACGGCAACACAGTTTGATAAAATGTTCGCGGACAGTAACAAGTTCTGGTCCATTGGCGGATCGCTCACCCAAACGATCTTCGATTTCAATTCTTTAAAGCATCGCCAGCGCGCGGCGGAAGCGGAATTGAAAGATGCCATGGCGCAATATCGTATGGCTGTTCTTGTTGCCTTTCAAAACGTGGCGGATGCGATGTATGCGCTTGATGCCGATGCTAAATCATTTGCGGCCTCTGTTGTGGCCGAAACGGCATCGAAGAAAGCGCTGGATCTTACGCGCGTTCAACTTGATGCGGGCGATGTCAATATTTTGGCGCTGCTAACTGCACAGACAAGTTATCAGGAAGCAAGGATTAGCCGAATTCAAGCTTTGGGCGAACGTTATCTTGATACGACGGCGTTTTTCCTGGCTCTCGGCGGGACATGGGAATGA
- the mgtA gene encoding magnesium-translocating P-type ATPase produces MKTNLQIRHDRAERGREDSALSLRAVQEAQNGIADTLAILKTRARGLTEAEAQVRLDQNGPNETAHEKAPHWMVQLLATFKNPFILVLALLAAISIYLEPDDLIGPIIIGTMIFLSVTLRFWQEFRSSRAAETLQAMVRTTATVLRRSSPDTTGDWREIPMRELVVGDIVRLGAGDMIPADVRLIESKDLFVSQAVLTGESIPVEKYDTVGAVAEKSALAISASDAGPLDVSNICFMGTNVVSGQGCAAVVATGHNTYFGSLSKAVVGSRPETSFDKGVKSVSFLLIRFMLIMVPIVLVINGVVKGDWGAALMFSLSVAVGLTPEMLPLVVTANLAKGAVAMSRRKVIVKRLNAIQNFGAMDVLCTDKTGTLTQDKVILETHLNVDGVADDRVLQLAWLNSQHQTGVKNLLDVAVLDYAEAHKGRKGIKRPLHYRKIDEMPFDFVRRRLSIVVADKEDAHLLVCKGAVEEMLSISTFVEDQDGIRPLDAELRAKILARAQALNEDGLRVILVATREFALAETKAAYSLEDEAGLTLHGFLAFLDPPKETAQAAIAALQGHGVVVKILTGDNAVVTTKICREVGLDAGTPVLGRDIARLDEAQLAELVERTTVFAKMSPLDKARVIKALQSKGHTVGYLGDGINDAPALRDADVGISVDTAADIAKESADIILLEKSLMVLEEGVIKGRETFGNIIKYIKMTASSNFGNVFSVLIASAFLPFLPMLPIQLLIQNLAYEVSQLSLPWDKMDEDYLAKPRKWRADDIGWFMVFIGPISSIFDISTFALMWYVFEANTTGAQSLFQSGWFIEGLLSQTLIVHMIRTRKVPFFQSTAPLPVMLMTGLVMAVGILIPFSPFGSMIGLEPLPWAYFPWLAGTLISYCVLMQFVKTLYIRRFSTWL; encoded by the coding sequence ATGAAGACCAATCTCCAAATCCGCCATGACCGTGCTGAGAGGGGCAGGGAGGACTCCGCACTCTCATTGCGGGCTGTGCAGGAGGCACAGAACGGAATCGCGGATACTCTGGCGATCCTCAAAACAAGGGCCCGCGGCTTGACAGAAGCCGAGGCCCAGGTCCGGCTTGATCAGAACGGGCCAAATGAAACAGCACATGAAAAAGCACCGCATTGGATGGTGCAACTGCTTGCCACGTTCAAAAATCCTTTCATTCTTGTATTGGCGTTGCTGGCGGCGATTTCGATTTATCTGGAGCCAGACGATCTCATCGGGCCGATCATTATCGGCACAATGATTTTTCTGAGCGTTACGTTGCGATTCTGGCAGGAGTTTCGCTCAAGCCGCGCGGCTGAGACGCTTCAGGCGATGGTGCGCACCACTGCAACGGTTCTGCGTCGCTCAAGCCCGGATACGACGGGCGACTGGCGTGAGATTCCCATGCGCGAGCTCGTGGTCGGGGATATCGTGCGCCTTGGGGCTGGGGATATGATCCCGGCCGATGTGCGGCTGATCGAGTCGAAGGATCTGTTTGTCAGTCAAGCTGTGCTCACGGGCGAGTCTATTCCGGTAGAAAAATATGACACGGTCGGTGCGGTTGCCGAGAAATCGGCATTGGCTATTTCCGCATCAGATGCCGGCCCTCTTGATGTCAGCAACATTTGCTTCATGGGCACCAATGTGGTCAGCGGGCAAGGCTGCGCGGCTGTGGTTGCGACGGGGCACAACACGTATTTTGGCTCGCTGTCGAAGGCGGTTGTTGGATCGAGGCCTGAAACCTCCTTCGACAAAGGCGTGAAAAGTGTCAGCTTTCTGCTGATCCGGTTCATGCTCATCATGGTGCCGATCGTGCTTGTCATCAATGGCGTGGTCAAAGGTGACTGGGGCGCGGCGCTGATGTTCTCCTTGTCGGTTGCTGTCGGTTTGACGCCGGAAATGTTGCCACTTGTTGTCACCGCAAACCTTGCCAAAGGTGCCGTCGCCATGTCGCGCCGCAAGGTGATCGTCAAACGGCTTAATGCAATTCAGAATTTCGGTGCTATGGACGTGCTGTGCACCGACAAGACCGGGACCCTGACCCAGGACAAGGTCATTCTGGAAACGCATCTCAATGTGGACGGGGTGGCGGACGACCGTGTGTTGCAATTGGCTTGGCTGAACAGTCAGCATCAGACCGGCGTCAAAAATCTGCTCGATGTGGCCGTCCTTGATTATGCCGAGGCCCATAAGGGGCGCAAAGGGATTAAACGCCCGCTGCATTATCGCAAGATTGATGAGATGCCGTTCGATTTCGTGCGCCGGCGCTTATCTATTGTGGTTGCCGATAAGGAAGATGCCCATCTGCTGGTTTGCAAAGGGGCTGTTGAGGAAATGCTTTCGATCTCGACCTTCGTTGAAGACCAGGACGGGATTCGACCGCTTGATGCGGAGCTGCGGGCCAAGATTCTTGCCCGTGCGCAGGCGCTGAACGAGGATGGTCTGCGTGTCATTCTGGTTGCCACCCGTGAGTTTGCGTTAGCCGAAACGAAAGCAGCTTATTCGCTTGAGGATGAGGCGGGGCTAACGCTTCATGGCTTTCTCGCGTTCCTCGATCCGCCAAAGGAAACCGCACAGGCCGCAATCGCTGCGTTGCAGGGGCATGGCGTGGTGGTGAAAATTCTGACCGGTGACAATGCCGTGGTCACCACCAAGATCTGCCGCGAAGTGGGGCTGGACGCCGGGACACCAGTTCTCGGCCGGGATATTGCCAGGCTTGATGAGGCTCAGCTTGCCGAATTGGTTGAAAGGACGACGGTCTTTGCCAAGATGTCACCGCTCGATAAGGCGCGTGTGATCAAGGCGCTTCAATCAAAAGGTCATACCGTCGGTTATCTCGGTGATGGCATCAATGACGCGCCCGCGCTTCGGGATGCGGATGTGGGCATTTCGGTCGATACCGCAGCGGATATTGCCAAGGAATCCGCCGATATCATCCTGCTTGAAAAGAGCCTGATGGTGCTGGAAGAAGGCGTCATCAAGGGCCGTGAAACCTTTGGCAACATCATTAAATACATCAAGATGACGGCGAGTTCGAATTTTGGAAACGTGTTCAGTGTTCTGATTGCATCGGCTTTTCTGCCCTTTCTGCCGATGCTGCCAATCCAGTTGCTGATCCAGAATCTCGCTTATGAAGTCTCGCAGCTGTCGCTGCCCTGGGATAAAATGGATGAAGACTATCTGGCGAAACCGCGGAAGTGGCGGGCGGATGACATCGGATGGTTCATGGTCTTTATCGGACCGATCAGTTCCATCTTCGATATCTCGACCTTTGCTCTGATGTGGTATGTGTTCGAGGCGAATACGACAGGCGCGCAATCGCTGTTTCAGTCCGGATGGTTTATCGAGGGCTTGTTGTCGCAGACCCTGATCGTTCACATGATCCGCACGCGCAAGGTGCCGTTCTTCCAAAGCACAGCGCCCTTGCCGGTGATGCTTATGACCGGGCTTGTGATGGCCGTGGGGATCCTCATTCCGTTCTCCCCATTTGGCAGCATGATCGGTCTTGAGCCGTTGCCCTGGGCCTATTTTCCCTGGCTGGCGGGAACTTTGATCAGCTATTGTGTGCTCATGCAATTCGTCAAAACCCTTTACATACGTCGCTTTTCTACCTGGCTCTGA
- a CDS encoding amidohydrolase, protein MSVPIAYSLALLAFGIQAASARDYADTLYLNGTVITMDDATPTASAVAVREGRIIAVGTKADTAVYGGPKTRVIDLAGKTMLPGFIDAHSHIGDYTLFWGLPDLAPPPVGDVLSIADISRVMRDFVTTHKPSADVITVGFSYDDSLLEEKRHPSLAELNRIAPGTPICLIHISGHLAACNSDALAKLGFVKGSPDPKGGRIQRDSTGEPTGILEEQAIMAILTHMAKKSPAQLQREFGEIQDYYAQQGYTTAQDGQTFAPSTFDLLLAAQRDNSLKLDIISYPKWTIIEQEAAKRGFTVGGPYVNHLKFAGVKITEDGSPQGKTAYLTKPYFHSPAGAAKDYRGSPIMPQDQLDGWYEKFFTKGWQVNIHCNGDACIDMAIAAIEKAEQAHPESRASRPVVIHSQVMRPEQLAAYKRLGIFPAWFAEHVFYWGDWHRTETLGPERAAFISPTASGLQAGLKFSLHTDAPVVPPKPLHAVWSAVNRLTRSGVVLGPEQRISVMDALRAVTIWAAYQQFDEKIKGTITPGKLADFTILGENPTTISPLRIKDIPVLMTIKEDKVIYEQK, encoded by the coding sequence ATGTCTGTTCCGATAGCCTATAGTCTTGCCCTTCTTGCCTTTGGGATTCAGGCTGCTTCCGCCCGTGATTACGCGGATACGCTTTACCTCAATGGCACCGTCATCACCATGGATGACGCAACACCGACAGCAAGTGCTGTGGCTGTTCGTGAAGGCAGGATCATTGCTGTAGGGACAAAGGCCGATACGGCTGTTTATGGCGGACCGAAAACGCGAGTCATTGATCTTGCGGGCAAGACAATGCTTCCGGGATTCATCGATGCTCATAGTCATATCGGTGATTACACATTGTTCTGGGGCCTGCCGGACCTTGCGCCCCCACCTGTGGGTGATGTGCTGTCGATCGCCGATATTTCTCGTGTCATGCGTGATTTTGTCACAACGCATAAACCTTCCGCAGACGTTATCACCGTCGGCTTCAGTTATGATGATTCCTTATTGGAAGAAAAACGTCATCCGAGCCTTGCTGAACTCAATCGGATCGCTCCCGGAACCCCCATTTGCCTCATTCATATCTCAGGCCATCTTGCCGCGTGCAACAGCGATGCGCTTGCTAAGCTCGGTTTTGTCAAAGGCTCACCCGACCCAAAGGGCGGCCGCATCCAGCGCGACAGTACAGGTGAGCCGACGGGCATCCTTGAAGAACAAGCCATCATGGCCATCCTCACGCATATGGCAAAAAAATCACCCGCACAGCTTCAGCGGGAATTTGGTGAAATTCAGGATTATTATGCACAGCAAGGCTATACGACCGCTCAGGACGGTCAGACCTTTGCACCCAGCACATTTGATCTTTTGCTTGCGGCACAGCGCGATAACAGTCTCAAGCTCGATATCATTTCTTATCCCAAATGGACCATCATCGAGCAAGAAGCCGCAAAACGCGGGTTCACTGTTGGCGGACCTTATGTCAATCATTTGAAATTTGCCGGCGTCAAGATTACAGAAGATGGATCGCCCCAAGGAAAAACCGCTTATTTGACTAAGCCCTATTTCCATTCCCCGGCCGGAGCGGCAAAGGACTATCGCGGCTCTCCCATTATGCCGCAGGATCAACTTGATGGCTGGTATGAAAAGTTCTTTACCAAAGGCTGGCAAGTGAATATTCATTGCAATGGCGATGCCTGTATCGACATGGCGATTGCTGCCATCGAAAAGGCTGAGCAGGCCCATCCGGAAAGTCGCGCCTCGCGCCCGGTGGTTATCCATTCACAGGTTATGCGGCCCGAACAGCTCGCGGCTTACAAACGTCTCGGTATTTTCCCCGCCTGGTTTGCGGAGCATGTCTTTTACTGGGGTGACTGGCATCGCACCGAAACACTTGGGCCTGAGCGCGCAGCTTTCATTTCACCCACGGCATCAGGTTTACAGGCAGGCCTGAAATTCAGTCTGCATACGGATGCCCCTGTTGTACCGCCCAAGCCTTTGCACGCAGTCTGGAGCGCGGTCAACCGCTTGACCCGAAGCGGCGTGGTCCTTGGCCCCGAACAGCGCATCTCCGTGATGGACGCCTTGCGTGCGGTGACAATCTGGGCGGCATATCAACAATTCGATGAGAAAATCAAAGGCACCATTACGCCCGGAAAGCTTGCTGACTTCACTATTCTCGGCGAAAATCCAACCACCATTTCGCCTCTGCGCATCAAAGATATTCCAGTGCTCATGACCATTAAAGAAGACAAAGTAATTTATGAACAGAAATGA
- a CDS encoding TonB-dependent receptor has translation MKTKSVSFSRLNWLSLGLCLPGLVLSSATAQAADGTNIVGLEEITVTAQRRAESLQSVPLSITAFSSEDLHRQGIVDIKAITERTPGFTMGVFNAGQPQLYIRGIGSNDRGASGDQSVIVFVDEVYLGRAAGSDMDLFDLERVEVLRGPQGTLFGKNVVGGAISFITKKPEATPEYKIEGSYGNLNARTLRGYASGALTDKIFGKISFSSKSRDGYVQSQAYLYPQFFPGKSTDILKSITGQDINTDSIRAALRFVPNDELDINVTASYSNLDQSGPSRHYVAGPGNGGTFYATDSLLIPNYANDIHTYLSSDPGLSKINTWGVTARADYHFPSMTFTSLSSFRKANTHVDDELGGKEISALRLSTHAVPTVFFGSNPYEEHAKTYTQEFRLVSSNDSALQWVAGLYYLNEKTDRDERALLGMYGLDSSNNVTVVAPLTQGGELQLNTTKSYAGFGQVTYAVLDRLKLTAGARYTYETKDMRGIGTVGGFTVLENYDVTGHKNWKSFTPKVSADYQATDEILFYASISKGFKSGGFPGLSGRAVQANAPYNPETAYQYEIGTKTEWFDRRLRVNVAGFMTDYKNLQVLQLLVPNEAPLNTPGVLFTSNAANAKIKGVELEFTAVPIKGLTLSGSYTYLDAHFSDFFIPTGYRPAAGVGLPTNRIGKKLRNSPKHAVNFLGRYDYEMSDGGTLSAQGEYIYKAISYQDPDNLPFAAVPSYSLVNGRLGYLFPSGDIEVSAWVNNLLNEDYFLHNSPNIGSGFATPAPPRTYGVTVTWKMGGK, from the coding sequence ATGAAGACAAAAAGCGTATCTTTTTCCAGGCTCAACTGGCTGTCCCTCGGTCTCTGCTTGCCGGGGCTGGTACTGTCATCTGCCACGGCGCAAGCTGCAGATGGTACAAACATTGTTGGCCTTGAGGAAATCACTGTCACGGCTCAGCGGCGCGCGGAAAGTCTGCAGTCCGTTCCGCTGTCCATCACGGCCTTTTCAAGCGAAGATCTGCATCGCCAAGGCATTGTCGATATCAAAGCCATTACCGAACGCACACCCGGCTTCACAATGGGTGTTTTCAACGCGGGCCAGCCTCAGCTTTATATTCGTGGCATTGGGTCCAATGATCGCGGTGCATCCGGCGATCAGTCGGTCATTGTTTTTGTTGATGAAGTCTACCTTGGCCGTGCGGCGGGATCCGACATGGATCTTTTCGACCTTGAACGAGTGGAAGTTCTCCGTGGTCCGCAGGGGACACTGTTTGGGAAGAATGTGGTCGGCGGTGCGATAAGTTTTATCACCAAAAAACCTGAAGCAACACCTGAGTACAAGATTGAAGGTTCATACGGCAATCTGAATGCACGCACGCTTCGGGGTTATGCAAGCGGCGCGTTGACTGACAAGATATTCGGGAAAATCTCTTTTTCCAGTAAAAGCCGCGATGGGTATGTCCAGTCGCAGGCTTATCTCTATCCTCAATTCTTTCCGGGAAAATCAACCGACATATTGAAATCCATAACAGGGCAGGACATCAATACGGACAGTATTCGTGCCGCTCTGAGGTTCGTTCCGAATGATGAGCTTGATATCAATGTGACGGCCAGCTATTCAAATCTCGATCAGTCCGGTCCTTCACGGCATTATGTTGCCGGACCGGGAAATGGCGGGACATTCTATGCGACAGATTCCCTTCTGATTCCGAACTACGCCAATGACATTCATACATATCTGAGCTCCGATCCGGGACTTTCGAAGATCAATACCTGGGGCGTTACGGCCCGCGCGGATTATCATTTTCCGTCGATGACCTTTACCTCCCTGTCGTCCTTCAGAAAAGCCAACACGCATGTTGATGATGAACTCGGCGGCAAAGAAATTTCGGCGCTGCGATTGTCCACTCATGCCGTTCCCACTGTCTTCTTTGGCTCGAATCCCTATGAGGAGCATGCCAAAACCTACACCCAGGAATTCCGGCTGGTTTCATCCAATGACTCGGCTTTGCAGTGGGTGGCGGGGCTCTATTATCTCAATGAAAAAACGGATCGCGATGAACGAGCCCTGCTCGGTATGTATGGTCTCGATAGCAGCAATAACGTCACTGTCGTAGCTCCCTTGACGCAAGGCGGGGAACTGCAGCTCAACACCACCAAAAGCTATGCAGGTTTTGGTCAGGTAACCTATGCCGTCCTTGATCGGCTGAAGCTGACGGCAGGCGCCAGATACACATATGAAACAAAGGACATGCGGGGCATCGGCACCGTTGGCGGCTTCACCGTCCTTGAAAATTATGACGTTACGGGACATAAAAACTGGAAATCCTTCACGCCCAAAGTGAGCGCCGATTATCAGGCAACCGATGAGATCTTGTTCTACGCAAGCATTTCCAAAGGCTTCAAATCTGGCGGTTTCCCGGGGCTTTCTGGGCGGGCTGTTCAGGCCAATGCGCCCTATAATCCCGAAACCGCTTACCAGTATGAAATCGGCACGAAAACAGAATGGTTTGACCGGCGCCTGCGCGTGAACGTTGCCGGGTTCATGACGGACTATAAGAATCTGCAGGTTCTGCAGCTCCTGGTTCCGAATGAAGCGCCCCTGAACACTCCGGGCGTTCTGTTCACGTCGAACGCGGCCAACGCCAAGATCAAGGGCGTCGAGCTTGAATTTACGGCTGTGCCTATAAAAGGTCTGACGCTCAGTGGTTCCTATACTTATCTTGATGCTCATTTCTCGGACTTCTTTATTCCCACGGGCTATCGTCCGGCAGCGGGCGTCGGCCTTCCGACCAACAGAATTGGCAAGAAGTTGCGGAATTCTCCGAAACACGCGGTCAACTTCCTTGGTCGCTATGACTATGAAATGTCTGATGGCGGCACCCTGAGCGCTCAGGGTGAATATATCTATAAGGCGATCTCCTATCAGGACCCTGACAATCTTCCCTTTGCGGCCGTGCCCTCCTATAGTCTGGTCAATGGCCGTCTTGGCTATCTGTTCCCGTCTGGTGATATCGAAGTCTCGGCCTGGGTCAATAATTTGTTGAATGAAGATTACTTTCTTCACAATTCCCCAAACATTGGCAGCGGCTTTGCCACGCCTGCTCCGCCACGCACTTATGGTGTGACGGTGACTTGGAAAATGGGCGGAAAATAA
- the pdxR gene encoding MocR-like pyridoxine biosynthesis transcription factor PdxR, whose translation MLNQLFYFDRLDNVSLTTQVRQMIVNAIHEHRYPLEKPLPSSRDLATQLGVSRNTVVSAYSSLLQSGFLIAKTRAGHFINPDIYDTEILRDPLMQELSEGYHEPDWNRLFKCRPSMQKNITKPADWQDMPYPFIYGQIDPQYFPLNEWRECTRNALSVASLRSWSSDNVIADDPDLVEQIRTRLLPRRGITAKSKEILITIGSQQGLHLLASLLVDGKTTVGMEDPGYPDARNIFSLRTEKLRYLSIDQDGLMPSDKFSGCDLIYLTPSHQVPTTATMPLARRKEILERGAKENLLLIEDDYDSEINFMSNPSPAIKSFDRDGRVIYLSSLSKTLAPGLRIGYMVASQTLIEEARAMRRLELRHPPANNQRTLALFLAQGSHDALTRRLMKIYKKRWLLMVQAIKSHLSGCSPIHSNGGMAVWLKTPKKIDCLVLAKRAAEHGIVIEPGAVYFSDHSQGKNYFRLGFSVIPDEKIEPGIRLLSKVIADLLAE comes from the coding sequence ATGCTGAACCAATTATTCTATTTTGATCGGCTTGATAATGTTTCCCTGACGACGCAGGTGCGTCAAATGATCGTGAACGCAATTCACGAGCACCGCTATCCATTGGAAAAACCCCTGCCATCCTCTCGCGATCTGGCCACACAACTCGGTGTATCGAGAAACACGGTTGTGAGTGCCTATTCCAGTTTGCTGCAAAGCGGGTTTCTGATTGCCAAAACACGGGCAGGGCATTTTATCAATCCGGATATTTATGATACGGAAATTCTACGTGATCCATTGATGCAAGAATTATCCGAAGGTTATCACGAACCTGATTGGAACCGGCTGTTCAAATGCCGGCCAAGTATGCAGAAAAATATCACCAAGCCCGCCGATTGGCAGGATATGCCTTATCCGTTTATTTACGGCCAAATAGACCCACAATATTTTCCGTTGAACGAGTGGCGGGAGTGCACGCGCAACGCGCTCAGCGTTGCCTCTTTGCGGAGTTGGTCTTCAGACAATGTCATTGCCGATGACCCGGATCTGGTCGAGCAGATTCGCACACGTTTGCTCCCGCGCCGTGGAATTACCGCCAAAAGTAAGGAAATCCTGATCACCATCGGATCGCAACAAGGACTCCATCTGTTGGCCAGTTTGCTCGTCGACGGAAAGACAACCGTCGGTATGGAAGATCCGGGTTACCCCGATGCCCGGAATATCTTTTCACTTAGAACAGAAAAATTGCGGTATCTTAGCATCGATCAGGATGGCTTGATGCCGAGCGATAAATTTTCCGGCTGCGACTTGATCTATCTCACACCAAGCCACCAGGTGCCGACCACGGCTACAATGCCGCTTGCGCGCAGAAAGGAAATTCTCGAACGCGGGGCCAAGGAAAATCTGCTGCTTATAGAAGATGATTATGACAGCGAAATAAATTTCATGTCGAACCCAAGCCCGGCCATCAAATCTTTCGACCGGGATGGGCGGGTGATTTATCTGTCGAGCCTGTCAAAGACGTTGGCTCCAGGCTTGAGAATAGGCTATATGGTCGCGTCTCAGACATTAATTGAAGAGGCGCGGGCCATGCGGCGCCTTGAATTGCGCCATCCGCCTGCCAATAACCAGCGCACACTCGCACTTTTCCTCGCACAGGGTAGTCATGATGCGCTGACGCGACGGCTGATGAAAATCTATAAAAAACGATGGCTTTTAATGGTCCAGGCAATCAAGAGCCATCTATCGGGTTGCTCTCCCATTCATTCAAATGGCGGCATGGCAGTCTGGCTCAAAACACCGAAAAAAATTGACTGTCTAGTGCTTGCCAAGCGTGCTGCTGAACATGGAATTGTGATCGAACCCGGGGCCGTTTATTTTTCTGATCATAGCCAGGGGAAAAATTATTTCAGACTTGGATTCTCGGTCATTCCAGATGAAAAAATCGAACCGGGCATCCGCCTGCTGAGCAAAGTCATCGCTGATCTGCTTGCGGAGTAA